The genomic interval GAGCAGGGGATGGGCCTCGGCGTCATCGCCGGCGACACCGACCTGTGCGCAAGGGTCCTGCCCTACTCCGACGCCCAGCTCGACCGCGCCCGCCATCTCGACGAGCTCACCCCCGAGCCCACCACCGAGGTCAACCTCGACTTCGAGCTCCTCGGACTCGGCTCCAACTCCTGGGGCTCCGAGGTACTCGACAGCTACCGCGTGCGCTGGCGGGCCTTCGAGCACCACCTCACCTTCTGCGCCGTCACGAGGGGGCACTGACATGAGGGTCTTCACCGACCTCGGGCAGGTGCGCACCCTCCTGGCCGGCACCAAGAAGTGGGACCGGGCCCTCCAGGCCATTGAGGCCGCCACCCGCGCCCCGACGGGGATCGCGTTCTCCGTCGGCGACTCCCTCACCTGGCGCCGCATCGACGCCGGCGAGCGCGAGACGGACCTCGTCCTGCGCCGCCGCTACCAGCGGGTCGTCCACTGCCTCGCCGGCAGCGTCTCCATCGACGTCAGCCGCTGCACGAGGCCCGTCGGCCCGTACAGCGACCTCAACGACCGGCAGGCGGTCAGCGCCGTCGAGGGCACGCGGACAACGTGCGTCATCACGGCCGGGCAGACGGTGCGCGTCGACATCGACGAGGCCACCCGCCTCGTTCCCTCCGACGACTTCGACGGAGTGCTGCTCCACCTCACGGTCGAGGGCCGCAGCCTGCCCAACAAGTAACCCCAACCCGACACCTAGGACGTCACCATGGCAACCTCAACTCGCGCGAGGGTCGGAACCTACGCGCTCCTGACGATGACGGTCGCGGCCGTCTTCAACTTCCGCAACGTCATCAACAACTCCGTGTCGATCGGCCTGGCGTCGGCGCCGTCGTTCTTCTTCGCGACGCTGCTGTACTTCCTGCCCTACACGCTCATCATCGCGGAGTTCGTCGTCCTCAACAAGGACTCCGAGTCCGGCGACTACCGCTGGATCAAGACCTCCCTCGGAGGCCGCTGGGCCTTCCTCGGGGCCTTCTCCTACTGGTTCGTCAACCTCTTCTACTTCGCCTCGCTCCTGCCCATCATCCTCGTGTACGCCTCCTACGCCTTCTGGGGCCAGGAGAGGGTCTTCTCCCAGACGGCCATCACGATCATCTCCATCGCCGTCTTCGCCGTCGCCACCTGGGTCTCCACCAAGGGTGCCACCTGGATCGGCAAGGTCACGAACGTCGGTGCGACCCTCATGATGGCCATGTCTTTCGCCTTCGTCATCCTCACCGGCGGCGCGCTGCTCGGCGGCCTCGAGCCGGCGACCCCCATTACCGTCGGAGCCATGGCGCCCGACACAAGCACCTTCGCCACGACGTGGGCCTTCCTGGGGACCCTCGCCTGGATCATCCAGGGCGTGGGCGGCGCCGAGTCCGTCGGCGTCTACATCAACGACCTGCGCGGCGGCGTCAAGGCCTTCATCCGCACCATCATCTTCGCCGGCCTCATGATCGGCCTCCTCTACGCCGTCGCCTCCCTGCTCATGACCGTGTTCGTCCCCGCAGGCGAGCTCACCTACTCCGACGGCATCTTCCAGACCATGGGCGGACTGGGCGCCCACCTAGGCCTGGGCAGCGGGCTCGTCAACCGCGTCGTCGGCCTCGTCATGCTGGCCGCCACGCTCGGCTCCCTGCTCATGTGGACGGCCACCCCCGTCAAGATCTTCTTCTCCGAGATCCCCGGAGGCATCTTCGGCAAGAGGCTCGTCGAACTCAATGAGAACGGCGTGCCGTGGCGTGCCGCGTGGCTGCAGTTCCTCATCGTCGTGCCGATCCTCATCATCCCGGCCCTCGGCTCCGACTCCATCGACGGCCTGCTCCAGATCGTCATCAACATGACCGCGGCGACGGCGCTCATCCCGCCCCTGTTCATCTACCTGGCCTACTTCTTCTTCCGCAAGAACTACGACGCGGTGCCCCGCGACTTCCGTGTCGGTTCGCGCTCCTTCGGCATGGGCATGGCGGCCTTCATGATGGTGGTCTTCTCCTTCGTGTTCGTCACCGGCACACTGCCCTACGGCCAGGAGGCCTGGCTCACGCTCGTCTACAACATCGGTGGCGTCGTCATCTTCATCGGCGGCGCGTACATCGTCTACGCCCGCTACATCCGTCGCTTGCGGGCCCGGGACCCGCAGGGCGCAGCCGCCGAGCTGACGGCGACGGCGGCCGCACTCGTCGAGGCTGACGACCAGGACTGAGCCCGTCGCGCCTGTAAGCCCCCTCGTCGGGGCCCGTCCCTCACGGTCGGCGGGCCCCGACGACGCCGCCCGACGGTCTTTGCGACGGTAAGCGGCTCGACGTGAGTGCGTCCCGTCCCGAACGGCCGCCCGTGCCGCCCGGTTCCCGATAGCCTGGCGCCCCCGCCCCCACCTGACAGAGAGGTCAGCACATGGCTCTGTACGAGGTCCCCTTCGCCTCCGCCAACGGCCGCGACGAGATCAAGGCCTGGATCTACACCCCCGCCACCATCCGCCCGCGCGGCATCGTCCAGCTCGTCCATGGGCTCGGCGAGCACTCGCGCCGCTACCTCCACCTCATCGCCACGCTCCTCGAGCACGGCTACGTCGTCGCCGCCGACGACCACGCAGGCCACGGCGCGACCGCCATGGCGTCGGGCATCTGGCAGGACGCCGGCGAGCACGGTGACAAGGTGGTCGTCGAGGACGAGCGGCGCCTGCGCGAGATCGTCACCGAGCGCTTCCCCGACCTGCCCTACATCCTCTTCGGCCACTCCTGGGGATCCATGATCGCCCGGGCCCTGAGCGCCACCCATCCCGAGGGCCTCGCGGGCGCCATCTACTGTGGCCCCGTCGCCCACATGCGTGGCCTCGAGGACCCTGCCGTGGAGCAGGCCCTCGACACCGCCATCGCCGAGCGCGGCGGGGAGGCCCTCGACACCGACGGCCTGTCCGCCCTCATGTTCGTCGGCGTCAACGAGCGCTACGGCGACGGCGTGCCCCCGACCGCCTGGGTCGCCCTGGACGAGGGCGTAGTCGCCGACCACGCGATCGACCCGTACAACAACTTCGGGGCGCCCATGACGCTGCGCTTCGCCAAGTCCTTCTGCACCCTGTACCGCCGCTGCAACGGCACCGCGTGGGCCGAGTCGATGCCCACCGACCTGCCGGTGCTCATCCTCGCCGGGGACCAGGACCCCGTCGGCAACTACGGCGAAGGTGCCTACGCACTGGCCAACGATCTGTGGGCGGCAGGCCTGCGCGACGTGCGCACGCGCGTGTGGACCGGGGTGCGCCACGAGGTGCACAACGAGCCGACGACGCGCGCCGAGGTCGAGACCGAGGTACTCGCCTTCGTCGGCCGCTTCGCGCGCGAGGGCTGACAGCGTTCCCCCGTTTGGACCGTGTTCCCCCGTTTGGACCACCCCAGACGCGTCCGTAGGTGGTCCGCAATGACGGCTGCTGGTCCAGATCGCAGGACGTGGTCCGAACTCACCCCCCACAGGCCCCTGATGGATCGGTAGCCTGACCCGGTCACTGCCGACAGGCGACGCGTGAACGAAGGAGCCCTCCGTGATGGGCCACACGACCCGGCCGGACCGCCGGCCCCGGCGTCGAGGCCTACCGCCTCATCATCGCGCCCGACGGCGAGTCCCTCCTGCCGCTGACCGGTGAGGGACTGCGGGCCTGGGTGCCCACCTGCCACATCGACGCCTCCCTCGGCTTCATGCGCCTGCCCGAGCCCTCCCGCGACATCGACTCCTACCGGCCCGGCGAGGCCGCCCTAGAATGGGCCGCGGACCCCGACGACGCCGACCTCGCCGCCATCGTCGACCTGGGGCCCAGCAGGAGCACGTGTGGGAGCTGCTGCGCGGCCGCTTCAAGCCCAGCGGGCTGCTACCGGCCTCCATGACGGCGGTCGAGCGCCATTGCGGGGACCTGCCCTTCGATGACGAGGCCTACACCGACGTCGTCGGCAACCGCTACGCCTTCGGCTTCGGTCTGGGCTGGGACGGCGTTATCGACGACGAGCGCACGCACCGCTACCGCGCCGGCAGCTGAGCGTGGGCCGGGCTCGGGTGAGCCGGCAGGGGCCCCGTCCTGAGGGCGGATCAGCCAGTCGGGGAGGACGTGGCCGTCGGCCGGACGCCCGG from Actinomyces respiraculi carries:
- a CDS encoding amino acid permease, whose amino-acid sequence is MATSTRARVGTYALLTMTVAAVFNFRNVINNSVSIGLASAPSFFFATLLYFLPYTLIIAEFVVLNKDSESGDYRWIKTSLGGRWAFLGAFSYWFVNLFYFASLLPIILVYASYAFWGQERVFSQTAITIISIAVFAVATWVSTKGATWIGKVTNVGATLMMAMSFAFVILTGGALLGGLEPATPITVGAMAPDTSTFATTWAFLGTLAWIIQGVGGAESVGVYINDLRGGVKAFIRTIIFAGLMIGLLYAVASLLMTVFVPAGELTYSDGIFQTMGGLGAHLGLGSGLVNRVVGLVMLAATLGSLLMWTATPVKIFFSEIPGGIFGKRLVELNENGVPWRAAWLQFLIVVPILIIPALGSDSIDGLLQIVINMTAATALIPPLFIYLAYFFFRKNYDAVPRDFRVGSRSFGMGMAAFMMVVFSFVFVTGTLPYGQEAWLTLVYNIGGVVIFIGGAYIVYARYIRRLRARDPQGAAAELTATAAALVEADDQD
- a CDS encoding alpha/beta fold hydrolase, giving the protein MALYEVPFASANGRDEIKAWIYTPATIRPRGIVQLVHGLGEHSRRYLHLIATLLEHGYVVAADDHAGHGATAMASGIWQDAGEHGDKVVVEDERRLREIVTERFPDLPYILFGHSWGSMIARALSATHPEGLAGAIYCGPVAHMRGLEDPAVEQALDTAIAERGGEALDTDGLSALMFVGVNERYGDGVPPTAWVALDEGVVADHAIDPYNNFGAPMTLRFAKSFCTLYRRCNGTAWAESMPTDLPVLILAGDQDPVGNYGEGAYALANDLWAAGLRDVRTRVWTGVRHEVHNEPTTRAEVETEVLAFVGRFAREG